The window ACAATAGTTCTGAGTGGGCATCTGTTGCTGATAAAATCATGAATCGTTTCAACAGTGGGTTATACAAAGCGAAGTGCTTAGGGATAGATATGTTTATTGCTAATCAGGGTATTTTAAGTTATACAGATTTGCTGGTTATTATTCCTGGTTTTTCTTTGCCTACCTTAACTGCTCCTACCATTATGGAATTTATTAAGAGAGGTGGTGATTTAATTGTATTAGGTGCTCCACTCTGGAATAATGATTTTATATGGGATGGCAAACGTTGTGTAAAACCTATACAATTTGTTAAGGAACATTTTTCCTCATTACTTCCCCATTTGTTTTCTTTTGCGGAAGGGAATGTGAAAGATTGGCAACGGGAAAGCAATAACATGCAATCACCTGTTGTTTTTGAATATCAGCCATTAAACGATATTATCCCGAACCAAACTTTCCACGGCTTTCATGCTTCTATTATAGATATGAAAGGCTGGGATATTTTTGCGACACCACCTCTGGAGAATCCATTCCCTAATAATCATCAGGTTACTGTTTTCTTTGCTAAGGGGACGAAAACGACAGATGAACTCACTATTGAATGGCGTGAAAAAGATGGGTCAAGATGGATTGCATCGGTTCCTTTAAGTGAAGAGTGGCAGTTTTATGCATTGACATCGGACAGGTTTAAGTTGTGGGAGTCTCCTTCACGTATTGGGACATCGTTTAATCCTCAAAATGCGATTAACGTTTGTATTGGCTTGACAATGAGCCATTCGTCTATTGCTGGTGGGAGGCATGAGTTCTGGTTTGCGGGATTAGGCACAGCACCGATGACATCAGAACATCAAATACTACTGCAAACAACAGACCTCCCAAAATTAGAACTGTTCTACCCAGAATATAAATTTTATACTTCAAATGATGTCTGTTCCATTTCGACAGATACAGAGTTAGCTCTAAAAGAAATGACGATGCCTGTTCCCAAACAATTTTTATTAATTCATCCTCGTCCTCGTGGTGGAGGATTTGATAAACATCGTTCATGGCGTTGGATACCGTTAATACATGCTTGGGGGAAAGGGAATAGTTATCGTGGAACTCTCTCCGCGATGATGATATACAATAATGAACCTTATAAAAATTCTGTTCAAGCCTGTTTTGCCGTTCAGGACGCGGAATGGTATCTGGACAAACAATTTATGGAATATTTTTCTCAATGGATAAAGAAATTAAGAGAGGGCATTTTTCTTATTGATGGTGGATGTTCTTATTACACTGTTTTTCCAGACCAGAAATTGCCGATGGGGGCTACGGTTCTTATGACAACGGAGACAGATTATTCAAATGCAAGTATCCAATTATTATTACGAAATCGCAACCGCAAACTATTATGGGAAGATGTTATACCAATCCGATTGAGCAAACAGGAAATACATCGGGTTGTAGAGAGTATTCCTTATCCACGAACTATGGCTGACAATATTCAGGTAGAATGTTATCTTATTGTAAATGGAGAGAAAAAAGATTATGTATATCATGGGTTAAATCGGTGGAAACCACGAACGAAAAAAGAGTTTGTCGAGGTCAAACATGGTGATTTTATCTATCGCGGGAAACGTTGGTGTCCTCATGGTGTCAATTACATGCCTTCATCGGGGATTGGTGTAGAGTGGTGGCGTTATTTTGAATATTGGATGGGAGCTGAGGCTTATGACCCATGGATTATTCAACGTGATTTGCAACGGATTGCAGATATGGGGATGAATTCCATCAGTGTATTCCAGTACTACGATGTTATGAATGACCAGAATCTCCTCGATTTGTTGTATCGGGCAGACCGTTTAGGTTTGAAAGTTAATTTGTCTTTACGGCCTGGCACACCATTTGATTTTGAGTGGGACAAAATAAAGGAGATGATAGAATATTATCGATTGCCAGAGCATGATGAGGTATTTGCTTATGATTTAGCATGGGAACCGATGTTTCCGGGGCACGAAGGCAGAAAACGTTGGGATAAGGAATGGGTAGCATGGGTTATTGAACGGTATGGCTCTATCGAAAATGCAGAAAAGGACTGGAAATATCCTATTCCCCGAGATGAGAATGGCAATGTTACCAATCCCAAAGATGAGATGATGACAAAAGAGGGTGAATGGCGTATTATGGTATGTGCATATCGCCGTTTTCTGGATACTTTATTATATGAATATTACAATCGAGCACGAACATTAGTCCGTTCTGTGGATACGAATCATGCGGTAAGTTTTCGTATGACGGAAGGGTCAAACCCCACCAATAATTGGGCAAATCCACTTCCGTATGACTGGTATTACTTATCGCAGGCGGTAGATATATTAGAGCCAGAAGCTTATGGTAGAATTGGGAACTGGGAGATGGTCAAACCTGGCTGGTTTCAGGTAAAATATGGCACATATTGTAATCCCGATATACCCCTATTCTGGGCAGAAATAGGGTACAGTGTGTATCGGAAAAATGAGGAACAAACTCAGCGTGCATTACAATTTCAGGCGGATTATTTCACAGATTTTTACAACATGTTATACAAAAGTGGATCTGATGGGGTCTATTTCTGGTGGTATCCTGGTGGGTATCGTGTAAATGAGAAAAGTGATTATGGGATTATTAATCCAGACGGGACATATCGTCCTGCTACTTTGGTTATAAAGGAGCATGCAAACATCTTTCGTAAACAAAAATTTACCCCTCATGATTGTGAAATAAAAATTGACCGTGATAAAACCTCTATGGGTGTCGCTGGTATTTATAACGATGTGAAAGAGACATTCTGGCAATTGATTGATAAGGGGAAAAATCCGAAATTAATCAGTGAAGGGACAGGTAAAAATTCACAAAACTGTCCTCTAATAGCAGTAGGAAATATTCCCTATAATAGTAGTAATCCCCCCAAATATTTAGATGCCTTTTTTGATTCTGTTATGTGGGTGGACGGTAAGGAGGTAAAACTGATTTGTAAAGGGGATACAATTAAAATAACAAATAACGCCGATAAAATAAAGGTAAGAGTAATATGCACTAACTTAGGAGAGGCAGAATGGGTAGCTGGGTCAAAACACATGCTTTTAGAAGGCGAAGTAGCCTTACTGGTTTGTTCAGAACAGGAACAGCAACGAATTCCGTTAAGAAAATCACTAAAACGGGGAGAAACAACAGAGTTCTGTTTTGAAATTTCTGTGCGACAAGAAACCTCTATTCAATTAACTATGGAAAGCTTTAATCGTGCTCTTTTCGGACCTAAATTTATCTTCAAAATTAATCAGTACTCAATTACATAGCAAATATCGGTTCTGCAAAGTAATTGGCATCCATTTTTATTATTTCGTAGGTTTCTTCAACAGATATACCAATCTTGTATTTAAGCATGTTTTCGACAAGTTTTTGTCTATCGATAACTATTAGAGTAGGATTTTCTATTGTATCTACATATTTCCAGGCTTCTCTTGAGATAAAAGAGGTAGTAATAAATACACCTGCTTTCCCTTGTTTTTCATTAATACTTTTAGCAAATTTTTCAATTTCTCCTTTATCTATTAAGCGTTTTCTTCCATATCTCGCCTGAAGATAAACAATTTCATTTTCGCCTTGCTTGATAATACCATCAACAACTACTTCTTCTTTATCGGAGGTTCTACCAATCTCTTCGCACACACCTTTATAGCCGATATTATTCAAAATATCAATAATCAATTTACCAAAGATTGTAGGGGTAATATTAGCCAATGCTTCCCCAAGATCTTTTTCGGTTTTCGCAACAAACTTTTTAACGATTTTCATGATAGTCTCTTTTGGTTTCCTTTTAGGTATACCATCGGGCTGAATGCCCCTACGTTTTTGCATTTTCAATTTCTTTGCATTTTCTTTCCAATATGCAAATTCTGGGGAGTGTTCAACTAAATACGCTGTATCCATTTTCTCAGGATTTTGTGAAAGGATTTCTCTGCCTTTCTCTGTAATCCACCGATATCCTATTTTGTTTCTTCTTTGTGAATCTACAAATTTAGCAATTTTTAGATAAGTGGTTGCCCAATAAACCCGAAAGTAAAATACTTTTTGCCGTTTACCAGGGAAGGTTCTTTTCTTTTCTTCTTCGGTCAAACCGAAATAATTTGCTAATTCATTCTCAAGTTCACCAGCAGTCCATTCTTTACCATCTGAAAGCGTTTTTAAGAGTGGCAATAAAATTTCTTCAGTTTCAGGTATCATTTTCTTTTCCTCCAAATAAATTAAATCCTATTTATCAATTATCTTATTATAACTTTATCCACGTGTGTAAACAAAATCTATTTACCCTTACATTGTTCAATTAGTTTTTTTATGGCAGGTTCTCGGGTTGGAAGCAAACCTGATTTTAGGCATGCTTCCGCGTAATATAAAGCATTTTTACAGTCGCCTTGCTTTTTATAAAAAAAAGCGAGTTCGAAAGAGGACTTACTGCCAGGCAGTAATTTATGTCCTTTTATCCATGCCTCTTCTGCCTCTTCAGGCTGGTTCAACATGTCATGAACTTTCCCTAAATAAAATCGTGCATCTGCAAGCATTTCCTTTGATTTTACATTTTCAATCCATTCTTCTGCAAATGGTAAGGCTTCCTGTGCTTTATTTAGTCGTAGCAGGGAATCAATAAGCAGACCATAAGCACCTGTCTGAGGATATTCAGACTGAACAGATTGTTTTAAGCATTCCACTGCTTTTTCATATTCCTGTTCAGACCAATAAATATATCCTAATCGATAGAATACATACGTGCGGTTAAATTCCCCTGCAAATCTTGATTTGGTAGCAAGTTCGTAAATACGTTTCGCATCTTCCATATTTCTACTTTGTTCTAAAGATTGAGCAAATTTCATTAGATTCTCACCTGCGTTATCAACCAATCTTTCGACAATCGGAGGACCGAAGGATAAATAAAAAGTGGAAACAGCCAACACCCCTACAAGTATTACCAATGCCATTAGTAATGCTAATCTAAATAATGTTGGGAATGTATTTATTATCATTTCGATATTATTGTTTTCTTTTAATGTTGACGCATCTTGTTTTAATTCCATAGGTCAATCCTCACTGTTCTTGCTTATTCAAAAAAGGTGCTAAAAACTGTTCCAAACTTTTCACCGTGCTTGAGTTTGGTGGCAAAGATTGTTTTAGCGATTGGTATTCAAATTTTGCTTCCGCAATTTTCTTCTGCTGTGCTAATGTCTGTATAAGTAAAGCACGTGCCTGGGTGTTATTTGGGTCTACTTGAAGTGCGGACTGTAATTTTTCTTCTGCTTGGGCATACTGTTGTTTTTTATACAAAATTTCAGCCCACGAATACATAACTCTCATTTGTGTGGTTTTGTTTGTCGATTTACTTGCAAATGGGAAACATGTCAATGCACGTTCATCAAACCGTAATTTTTGATAGATAGTGGCTAAATTTGCATATAATTCTGGTTTCTCGTCGAATTCACGTTTTGTATTGACGTAGAAACTGACCTCTGCAATCCATGCATATCTTAGGACGATTGTTTTGAATGGCTCTTTTTGTTGGGTATCTTTTTCAATACTTGCGATTACGTCACGGGAGAGATTGAGCCAATCTATTTCCTCTTGTGATTTATTTAGCCTTGTAATAAATTCGGGGATATCTTGATTATTTTTAAAGTTCAGCATTAGTTTTTGGAGTTGTTCCAATCTCTGTTCTGCTGGGAACGTTTGAATTACCGCACCCCATGTAGATAAATCATGCGGGTTTAATTTGAGCGTTTCAATAAGTATTCCTGTTGCTTCTTTACTATTATTTGTTTTCCTTAATTTTTCTTGATATATCATTAGTGCAATCTGGGAAAGAGTCGGTGCCATTTTCTTTGCATCTTTTTTAAATCGTGCAAAATTCTTTTCCAGGAATGTAAGGTATTCATCGGGGTAATTTTTCTGTTTCATAATTTGAGCATATCTCGACCAGAGTTCAACATTCGCTGGGTCAATTGCAAGTGCTCGTTGAATAATTTTTGAAGAATTATCATAGTCTTTTAATGTTTGATAAGCTTGAATCATAATTTGGAATAAGGGTAGGCTTTCTTTTAATCCGTTTTCTAATGCTTTATCTGCATATTTGACGAGGTTTTGCATTATTTCTTTCTTTTCTTCATCGGACATTTTTATATAAGCAGTTCTAAAGAATAAGGAGCGAGCCATTCCTTCATAGGCATCTGGATAGAGTTCACAGTATTTGATAGCATTTGAGACAGACAGTTCTGCCTCGTCTAAAATTTTTTCAACGGTCATGCTCAGAGGTTGTTTTGATGTTTGAGCGTAGTATATCCAGTTGAGACAGCATTGAGCACGGGTTGTCCATAGATCTGGATTATATTTATCGCAAGCCAGTGCTTTATCGAAGTATTCCAAGGCAGATTGATGATCATTCCTCATCATATAAATACGAGCAGTAATCTCTGGGAAACGGGCATCCCATGATTTGACACTCATTCCGTTTATAGCATGTTGTGTTGCACGTTCTAAAATACGTTCTCGTGATTGAGCATGTTGGGGACTATCATAGGTTTTAGTCCAATAAATACCACCTTTGGCTCGTTGCAACTGGACTTCCGCAGAGTAATAACGGAATTGCTGAATCATTAGAAGAAAGAATATTACTGCAATAATGGTTGATATTGTTCTTGCTTTTTTTATGTCCAGAGTGAGGGTCTCATCATCGGACTTTACTTGTGTTAATCCAAGGAACAGGAAGAACATAGCACTGGACACAGGAACACGGATATTAAATCCAAAACATGCATCTGTTGCAAATGCAAGGAAAACGGAGGAGAAAATAACACCTAAGATACCATCCGAAGAATCGTTATATTTCTTTGCTAATAGTAAACCACTAATAAAGCCAAGTAGAATCAAACCGTAGTAAAAAATACCCCCAGGGATACCAGCATCAACCATAGCCTCTAATGGGTCGCTATGAACATGGAAATTTCTTTTTCTTGCGATGGTAAACCATAGTTTTTCATATTTTGTCCAATACGGGATGTTCTCATATCGATAATTACCTGGGCCGTAGCCTAAAATAGGCTTGTGCATAATCATTTTGACCGCGCCAAGATAGCCATTAAAGCGGAGATTTAATGAGTTGTCAAATGGTAGGGAGCCATGCGGGTAGCCTTTTGCGAGGAGTCCTAATGCAATAATAATAACTATGACTGCAATTACGACCAAACCTCCACCCCATAATAGAATTCTTTTTACTTCCCATTTCCTTCCCCAGAGACCGTAAAAGAGCATAAATGCAATTGCCATAAATAAGGCGATACGGGCACTTCGCATCCGTGTAAAGTAAAGGTGTGTAAATGTTAATAGAAAACATATTAAATATAATAGGGTCTTTATTAGTGTTGTTTTGAAATTTTTTTTATTTTCTCCAGTTTTTGATTTCCATAGTTCGCGTGTATACAAACAAAGCAGTCCTATTAACGTAATAACAGCAAATAATAGAGCATGCCCAGCAAAGTTTGGATTAGCATAGGTTGAGGGAAGCCCACGATATTCTTCTACGTCTTTGGTTGACCATGGGAAAGGGTCAATTCCCCATTTTTGGAAGAAGCCGTAGATACTCGATATAGCAATGGCAATGGTAACCCATGTCAATATCCAATAGATTTCTTTCAAATTCAAGACATATACACTGACAAACAAAGATATAAAGCAAAGGGTAATCCAGATGTAATATTCATTAAGTGCAAACATTCTATTTCCAGCAAAAAGCAGAGATAGGAACATAAAAAACAGAAAGCCACCTGTAATAAAAAGGAGTGTTTTCTTTATTTGAAATTTGATTTCATATACCCAAGTATTAAAGAGAGTCACTGCTGAAAGAACAAAAACAAAAATAGCCGTTATTAGATATTTAATAGGGGCGGCGGGGTCACCTACAAAGGGACTTAGAGCCAAGACAACCGCCAAAATCCATAAAGGAATCAAAACATATACAACCGCTTTGCGTGATAATAGGTTTTCATAAAAGGCTGTTTGCATCTGTATCCCTGCACTTTTTTGCAGTTTTTCTTTTCTTTCTCCTTCCTTCGTGTTTTCACTTTTTATATTCTTATTATTATCTATATGTTTATCTTTTTCCCTATATCTTCTACCCATTGTTTAATGGCTCCTTTTGGAATGTTTGTTTTATCAGCATTAAAAGAAATCCAATAGCCCATGGATATGTTCTTATCTTTCACCTTCTTTTTTAGAACCAGAACAGAATTTGGAACTGCATTACCAAACTGTTCTGAATACCAACCTTGCATCGGGTCACGAATGCCCGACAAAATTTCTATCGTCTCTTGACCGATAGGATGAATACAAAGGTTTATTTTATCATGATTAATTAACAGAAATGAATTTGTAAATTCAGGAATCAAGTTAGGGTGTAGGTGAATTAGACTTTCTACTGTACGATTATTTTTTGTATGAATCCAATCCCAACATAACATTCCTTGTCCCCGCAACATATACAAGAGTCGTGTATGCGATGTGCCTGTGTAGTACTTAAATCTACCTACGAAAAGGGGCTCTCCATTATATTCTTCCCAATATAACACTTCCGATTTGCCTCTGCGAGCTACACGGAATGTCCCCCAGTATTCCAGTTGTTCTTCACCAGTAACGTAAACTGTATTATGGGCTCGTGTGCTACGTTGAAATTCTCGATATGGGCTTTTGGCATATCCATGGATTCCCGAGTCCACAATAACCCGTTGTCCTTGAATTAATAACTCATAACTCAACTGGTCACAATGTGCATGGGCAAGTTGATAATCGGGTCCGAATGCTCCTGCACGAATGACTAACTCGACCATTGGTTTGCTATGGTTTGGTTTTATAAGATAATAACCTGTAAGAGGGAATGATGTCCTTGCGTTTTGTAATTCTGGGGAAATGGAGGGGGCATTGTATTTTAAGGCGACAGTAAGAATTTTTTTTGGTTGTGGGAAATGTCCAAAGGTAGAATCTCCAAAGAGAGGAATCTCGCCATCGGAGAGAGTCATATTCTGCAAAAAACAAGTCATTTTTGATACGGCTCCCTTCAAATATTCTGGTGGGTTATTGAGAACAGCCATAACCATTAATAGGTCTATTAACACATGGAGATGATACATTGGACATCTTTCATAGTGTCCACCATCCTCCAATATTTGTTCTTTAACTTCCTTTTCCAATTCATTGAGGAATTTAGGTAATAACTCTGGAAAAAATGTTGCAGAACTTATAATAATGCCAGCAAGATTTTGAATAACATGATTTGCTTTTAAGTGATATTCGATAGATTTTGAGAGCCATTTGGTTTGAATAGCTAACGAGTCTAAAATCTCCTTATCGTTCCATTTCCATAAATAAATTGCTAAACACCAATAGCGAATGCGATATGACGTGGGGTAAGGATCCCATCCAACTGTTTTGCCGATAGGATTTGATTTTATCCAATTTTTTATCCACAACTTTGCAAACTCTGCATATTTATTATTAGGAGATTGAAGATAAGCAAGGCAGAGATGCCAAAGAAATTCGAAACTATGAATGCCATACATTGCCAAAGGGGAAATGGAAATGTTCTGTTTTTGTAGGAGACATTCCAATGGAATTGTTTCTCCTGCATACATTACGGCACCTTTAAGGATTTTGTCTAAAATGGGGTGTATATTTTCCTCTACTTCCGCCCATAATTTTGCATATTGTTGGTACCGTTTTAATCTTTCTTTATCCATCTTCATTAGAGGTATATTCGCCTTGTTAAACCATAACCGAATAGGTAATATTTTTCTTATCCGTGTAAAAAAATACCATCCTAACTGTTCTTTTTTATAGTAGGGAATAGTATGAATAATTTTAGGTATTTCTGATAATTTCATTTTGTTCTCGAATAATTAAACTCATTTATTTTTATGATTATGCATGATTCTTTTATAATACCACCATCTATTGTATATTGTTTTTGGTGTTAAAATCTTTTTGGGACTAATTAAACGCAAGGAAGGATAATCTTGTTTTAATGAAAAATATTTGGGTAGTTATAGGCACACGACCTGAAGCTATCAAAATGGCTCCTGTTGTGCGTGCTTTGCAAGAGATGCCTGATATATTTCAAGTCACTGTGTGTTTAACCGCACAACATCGTGAACTTTTAGACCAGGTGATACGTTCGTTTTCATTGCCAGTACATCATGACTTGAACATCATGACGCCTGGGCAGAGTTTAGAAGATATTACTTCACGTATTCTAAAGAATTTATCCTCTTTATTTACAGAAAACAGACCTGATACTGTTCTTGTTCATGGTGATACTACCACAACTTTGTCTGCTGGATTATCTGCTTATTATCATAAGATTCCGATTGGACACGTTGAAGCGGGGTTACGGACGTATGATAAGTATCATCCATTTCCAGAAGAAATGAATCGACGGCTTGTAGATGCGATGGGTGATTTTTTATATGCACCGACAGAGCAATCTAAGAAAAATTTACTTTCTGAACATATAGAGGAGGAGAGGATAATCGTTACTGGGAATACGGGGATAGATGCTCTTTTATATATTGCAGGGATGCCATATCAATTTAACAATAAGCAGTTAGAGACATTAGGGAAGGAGCGTAGATTGATTGTTCTGACCGCTCACCGACGGGAAAGTTTCGGAGAGCCTATGGATGAGATTTTCCAAGCAGTTGCTGAATTGGTGGATAAGAACGATGATATTGAAATACTATTTCCAGTGCATCCGAACCCGAATGTCAAGGCATCTGCGGAAAAGTTTTTACATAATCATGAGCGAGTCATTATTATGCCCCCTCTTGATTATGTCCCATTTGTTCACGTATTGAAGAAGTGTTATCTCATACTCACAGATTCAGGTGGCATTCAGGAAGAGGCACCGTCTCTTGGTAAACCTGTACTCGTATTGAGGGATGTAACTGAACGT of the Candidatus Hydrogenedens sp. genome contains:
- a CDS encoding winged helix-turn-helix domain-containing protein, giving the protein MIPETEEILLPLLKTLSDGKEWTAGELENELANYFGLTEEEKKRTFPGKRQKVFYFRVYWATTYLKIAKFVDSQRRNKIGYRWITEKGREILSQNPEKMDTAYLVEHSPEFAYWKENAKKLKMQKRRGIQPDGIPKRKPKETIMKIVKKFVAKTEKDLGEALANITPTIFGKLIIDILNNIGYKGVCEEIGRTSDKEEVVVDGIIKQGENEIVYLQARYGRKRLIDKGEIEKFAKSINEKQGKAGVFITTSFISREAWKYVDTIENPTLIVIDRQKLVENMLKYKIGISVEETYEIIKMDANYFAEPIFAM
- the wecB gene encoding UDP-N-acetylglucosamine 2-epimerase (non-hydrolyzing), with the translated sequence MKNIWVVIGTRPEAIKMAPVVRALQEMPDIFQVTVCLTAQHRELLDQVIRSFSLPVHHDLNIMTPGQSLEDITSRILKNLSSLFTENRPDTVLVHGDTTTTLSAGLSAYYHKIPIGHVEAGLRTYDKYHPFPEEMNRRLVDAMGDFLYAPTEQSKKNLLSEHIEEERIIVTGNTGIDALLYIAGMPYQFNNKQLETLGKERRLIVLTAHRRESFGEPMDEIFQAVAELVDKNDDIEILFPVHPNPNVKASAEKFLHNHERVIIMPPLDYVPFVHVLKKCYLILTDSGGIQEEAPSLGKPVLVLRDVTERPEAVQAGTALLIGPHFERIVETTQRLLDDHEMYQKMASCINPYGDGNAGKRIAQHLSETLNI
- a CDS encoding tetratricopeptide repeat protein; the encoded protein is MELKQDASTLKENNNIEMIINTFPTLFRLALLMALVILVGVLAVSTFYLSFGPPIVERLVDNAGENLMKFAQSLEQSRNMEDAKRIYELATKSRFAGEFNRTYVFYRLGYIYWSEQEYEKAVECLKQSVQSEYPQTGAYGLLIDSLLRLNKAQEALPFAEEWIENVKSKEMLADARFYLGKVHDMLNQPEEAEEAWIKGHKLLPGSKSSFELAFFYKKQGDCKNALYYAEACLKSGLLPTREPAIKKLIEQCKGK
- a CDS encoding heparinase II/III family protein produces the protein MKLSEIPKIIHTIPYYKKEQLGWYFFTRIRKILPIRLWFNKANIPLMKMDKERLKRYQQYAKLWAEVEENIHPILDKILKGAVMYAGETIPLECLLQKQNISISPLAMYGIHSFEFLWHLCLAYLQSPNNKYAEFAKLWIKNWIKSNPIGKTVGWDPYPTSYRIRYWCLAIYLWKWNDKEILDSLAIQTKWLSKSIEYHLKANHVIQNLAGIIISSATFFPELLPKFLNELEKEVKEQILEDGGHYERCPMYHLHVLIDLLMVMAVLNNPPEYLKGAVSKMTCFLQNMTLSDGEIPLFGDSTFGHFPQPKKILTVALKYNAPSISPELQNARTSFPLTGYYLIKPNHSKPMVELVIRAGAFGPDYQLAHAHCDQLSYELLIQGQRVIVDSGIHGYAKSPYREFQRSTRAHNTVYVTGEEQLEYWGTFRVARRGKSEVLYWEEYNGEPLFVGRFKYYTGTSHTRLLYMLRGQGMLCWDWIHTKNNRTVESLIHLHPNLIPEFTNSFLLINHDKINLCIHPIGQETIEILSGIRDPMQGWYSEQFGNAVPNSVLVLKKKVKDKNISMGYWISFNADKTNIPKGAIKQWVEDIGKKINI
- a CDS encoding tetratricopeptide repeat protein; this encodes MGRRYREKDKHIDNNKNIKSENTKEGERKEKLQKSAGIQMQTAFYENLLSRKAVVYVLIPLWILAVVLALSPFVGDPAAPIKYLITAIFVFVLSAVTLFNTWVYEIKFQIKKTLLFITGGFLFFMFLSLLFAGNRMFALNEYYIWITLCFISLFVSVYVLNLKEIYWILTWVTIAIAISSIYGFFQKWGIDPFPWSTKDVEEYRGLPSTYANPNFAGHALLFAVITLIGLLCLYTRELWKSKTGENKKNFKTTLIKTLLYLICFLLTFTHLYFTRMRSARIALFMAIAFMLFYGLWGRKWEVKRILLWGGGLVVIAVIVIIIALGLLAKGYPHGSLPFDNSLNLRFNGYLGAVKMIMHKPILGYGPGNYRYENIPYWTKYEKLWFTIARKRNFHVHSDPLEAMVDAGIPGGIFYYGLILLGFISGLLLAKKYNDSSDGILGVIFSSVFLAFATDACFGFNIRVPVSSAMFFLFLGLTQVKSDDETLTLDIKKARTISTIIAVIFFLLMIQQFRYYSAEVQLQRAKGGIYWTKTYDSPQHAQSRERILERATQHAINGMSVKSWDARFPEITARIYMMRNDHQSALEYFDKALACDKYNPDLWTTRAQCCLNWIYYAQTSKQPLSMTVEKILDEAELSVSNAIKYCELYPDAYEGMARSLFFRTAYIKMSDEEKKEIMQNLVKYADKALENGLKESLPLFQIMIQAYQTLKDYDNSSKIIQRALAIDPANVELWSRYAQIMKQKNYPDEYLTFLEKNFARFKKDAKKMAPTLSQIALMIYQEKLRKTNNSKEATGILIETLKLNPHDLSTWGAVIQTFPAEQRLEQLQKLMLNFKNNQDIPEFITRLNKSQEEIDWLNLSRDVIASIEKDTQQKEPFKTIVLRYAWIAEVSFYVNTKREFDEKPELYANLATIYQKLRFDERALTCFPFASKSTNKTTQMRVMYSWAEILYKKQQYAQAEEKLQSALQVDPNNTQARALLIQTLAQQKKIAEAKFEYQSLKQSLPPNSSTVKSLEQFLAPFLNKQEQ